From the Amycolatopsis thermoflava N1165 genome, one window contains:
- a CDS encoding TetR/AcrR family transcriptional regulator — protein sequence MAAKSKGRTTERRNREPEIIAAAIEVFHRKGYAAASLQDVADIVGVLKGSLYHYISSKEELLARICVESHRQSSVIMQESLDAADNPLDQLRAFLHATAVWYLTNIERVSIYFNEGKRLTGARLEEVRAQGREFHTFIRSLIDKARTDEQVRSEIDPRIAAQLIVGALNSIPTWYRPDGLYSPEEVAGIYVDMVLAALCNPAPPPTRAKSA from the coding sequence ATGGCCGCGAAATCCAAGGGCAGGACGACCGAGCGGCGCAACCGGGAACCGGAGATCATCGCCGCGGCGATCGAAGTCTTCCACCGCAAGGGCTACGCCGCGGCGTCGCTGCAGGACGTCGCCGACATCGTGGGCGTCCTGAAAGGCAGCCTGTACCACTACATCTCCTCGAAGGAGGAGCTGCTCGCGAGGATCTGCGTGGAGTCGCACCGGCAGTCCTCGGTGATCATGCAGGAGTCCTTGGACGCCGCCGACAACCCGCTGGACCAGCTCCGCGCGTTCCTGCACGCGACGGCGGTGTGGTACCTGACCAACATCGAGCGCGTCAGCATCTACTTCAACGAGGGCAAGCGGCTCACCGGCGCACGCCTCGAGGAAGTCCGCGCCCAGGGCCGGGAGTTCCACACGTTCATCCGGTCACTGATCGACAAGGCGCGCACCGACGAACAGGTCCGCTCCGAGATCGATCCCCGCATCGCCGCCCAGCTGATCGTCGGCGCGCTGAACAGCATCCCGACCTGGTACCGGCCGGACGGCCTGTACTCACCGGAGGAGGTCGCCGGCATCTACGTCGACATGGTGCTCGCGGCGCTGTGCAACCCCGCCCCTCCGCCGACCCGTGCGAAGTCGGCCTGA
- a CDS encoding SDR family NAD(P)-dependent oxidoreductase: MDRMRLDGQVAVVTGAGRGLGSAYARLLAERGAKVVVNNRIRPGTEAQRPVADEVVEAITRTGGVAVADTSDIGTTAGARAVVETALDTYGRLDIVVNNAGVVQFHSFAEYPDDEFERMVDIHLRGTWQVNRAAWPHLAARNYGRIVNTVSRGAFFGDQHGAAYASCKGAILGMTRALAVEGRQAGIAVNAISPTAWTPLYASAPDVSPQRRAELERDFRTEQVAPVLLLLAHPSCDFTGEVIAAAGRQVSRFFLGQTTGARLGAEPTPEDVAVALPEVWDETGYVPVGLVTPGQRARNTPRAEVPASARRR, encoded by the coding sequence ATGGATCGGATGCGACTCGACGGCCAGGTCGCCGTCGTCACCGGAGCTGGGCGCGGGCTCGGGAGCGCCTACGCCCGGCTGCTCGCCGAACGCGGCGCCAAGGTGGTGGTGAACAACCGGATCCGCCCGGGCACCGAAGCGCAACGCCCGGTCGCCGACGAGGTGGTGGAGGCGATCACCCGCACCGGCGGTGTCGCCGTCGCGGACACCTCCGACATCGGGACGACCGCGGGTGCCAGAGCTGTCGTGGAGACCGCGCTGGACACCTATGGCCGGCTGGACATCGTGGTCAACAACGCCGGGGTGGTGCAGTTCCACTCCTTCGCCGAGTACCCGGACGATGAGTTCGAGCGGATGGTCGACATCCACCTGCGCGGGACGTGGCAGGTGAATCGGGCCGCTTGGCCGCACCTCGCCGCGCGGAACTACGGGCGTATCGTGAACACCGTCTCCCGTGGCGCGTTCTTCGGCGACCAGCACGGCGCTGCCTACGCTTCGTGCAAGGGCGCGATACTCGGCATGACCCGCGCCCTGGCCGTCGAGGGTCGCCAGGCCGGTATTGCCGTGAACGCGATCTCGCCGACGGCGTGGACTCCGCTCTACGCCAGCGCGCCCGACGTCAGTCCACAGCGCCGGGCTGAGCTGGAACGCGACTTCCGCACGGAGCAGGTGGCGCCCGTGCTGCTGCTGCTGGCTCACCCCTCGTGCGATTTCACCGGCGAGGTCATCGCCGCCGCGGGCCGCCAGGTCAGCCGGTTCTTCCTCGGCCAGACCACGGGTGCGCGGCTCGGCGCGGAACCCACCCCCGAGGACGTCGCGGTCGCGCTGCCGGAGGTATGGGACGAGACCGGCTACGTTCCGGTCGGTCTGGTCACGCCGGGGCAGCGGGCACGGAACACGCCGCGCGCCGAGGTGCCGGCGTCGGCACGCAGACGTTGA
- a CDS encoding mycofactocin-coupled SDR family oxidoreductase, translating into MGRVEGKVAFITGAARGQGRSHAIRLAEEGADIIAVDICAPVETVSYPMPTPEDLEETAREVEKRGRKALTRVVDVRDQAALREVVADGVAELGRLDIVVANAGILAIAVDEPTDPEQRQKVWQTTLDINIGGAWNTVEAAAPAMVDAGNGGAIVFTCSTQGLKYAANNDLSLTAYTVAKHGMVGLMRCTAADLAPHSIRVNSVHPTGVNTPMVTNEVMGKYGEKHPQLGELMGNLLPVGVVEPEDISEAVLYLVADSGRYVTGVALPVDAGHLIK; encoded by the coding sequence ATGGGACGAGTGGAGGGGAAGGTCGCCTTCATCACCGGCGCTGCCAGGGGACAGGGGCGTAGCCACGCCATCCGGCTCGCGGAAGAGGGCGCGGACATCATCGCGGTCGACATCTGTGCTCCGGTGGAGACCGTCAGCTATCCGATGCCCACACCCGAAGACCTCGAGGAGACCGCGCGCGAAGTGGAAAAGCGCGGCAGGAAAGCCCTGACCCGCGTTGTGGACGTGCGCGACCAGGCGGCGCTGCGCGAGGTGGTGGCCGATGGCGTCGCCGAGCTCGGGCGGCTGGACATCGTCGTGGCGAACGCGGGAATCCTCGCCATCGCCGTCGACGAGCCGACGGACCCGGAGCAGCGGCAGAAGGTCTGGCAGACGACACTGGACATCAACATCGGCGGAGCGTGGAACACGGTGGAGGCGGCCGCGCCCGCCATGGTGGACGCGGGCAACGGTGGCGCGATCGTCTTCACCTGTTCTACCCAAGGGCTGAAATACGCCGCCAACAACGATCTGAGCCTGACCGCCTACACGGTGGCCAAGCACGGCATGGTGGGCCTCATGCGCTGTACGGCCGCGGACCTCGCGCCGCACTCGATCCGGGTCAACAGCGTGCACCCGACCGGGGTCAACACTCCGATGGTCACCAATGAGGTCATGGGGAAGTACGGGGAAAAGCACCCGCAACTCGGCGAACTGATGGGTAATCTCCTGCCGGTCGGCGTGGTCGAACCCGAAGACATCAGCGAGGCCGTGCTGTACCTGGTCGCCGACTCGGGTCGTTACGTCACCGGGGTCGCCCTCCCGGTGGATGCCGGTCACCTCATCAAGTGA
- a CDS encoding carboxyl transferase: protein MSSPTIEFVDQTLRDGQQSLWGLRMRAYQAADALPHLDRTGFRVVDLTGPGMFTVLLREFKDDPWASTDFLVRNLPNSVLRAGMRTTAVIGFAMAPDAIVDLWVRTLIKHGVTSFWIYDCLYDMPTMHRLASVIHTSGGQAVPAIMYGLTGVHDDAFFAARAKEMASWRGVETIYVEDAPGVLTPERARTLLPAIREATGTIPLELHCHASTGLAQHNYIEGVKAGFTILHTASRPMANGPSLPSTEGMLPILETMGLSHGLDVDQLPPVEENFIWAARDAGFEPGAPAEYDPRIYQHQLPGGMTGTLKNQLATHGMADRLDEVLAEIPRVREELGHPIMATPFSQFVGIQAVLNVVTGDRYRLVPDEVVHYALEHYGPLAAPLDPDVQDRILASERAKKLADWVRPQPSIEEIRRKFPLGISDEELLLRYLTSDEEVDAMKNAGPIRTDPRRSANRIVQELTDLIAEQGSVTSLHVSRPGVEIRLGRKAKA, encoded by the coding sequence GTGAGCAGTCCGACCATCGAGTTCGTCGACCAGACGCTGCGCGACGGTCAGCAAAGCCTGTGGGGCCTGCGCATGCGTGCCTACCAGGCCGCTGACGCCTTGCCGCACCTGGACCGCACCGGATTCCGGGTCGTCGACCTGACCGGCCCGGGCATGTTCACGGTGCTGCTGCGCGAGTTCAAGGACGACCCGTGGGCGTCCACCGACTTCCTCGTGCGGAACCTGCCGAACAGTGTGCTTCGCGCGGGTATGCGAACCACCGCTGTCATCGGGTTCGCGATGGCGCCCGACGCGATCGTCGACCTGTGGGTGCGGACCCTCATCAAGCACGGTGTGACGAGTTTCTGGATCTACGACTGCCTCTACGACATGCCGACGATGCACCGGCTGGCGAGCGTGATCCACACCTCCGGCGGTCAGGCCGTACCCGCGATCATGTACGGGCTGACCGGGGTGCACGACGACGCGTTCTTCGCCGCGCGAGCCAAGGAGATGGCGAGCTGGCGGGGCGTGGAGACGATCTACGTCGAGGACGCTCCCGGTGTGCTGACCCCCGAGCGCGCTCGCACCCTGCTGCCGGCGATCCGTGAGGCCACTGGCACGATCCCGCTCGAGCTGCACTGCCACGCCTCCACCGGTCTCGCGCAGCACAACTACATCGAGGGCGTCAAAGCCGGGTTCACGATCCTGCACACCGCCTCCCGGCCGATGGCCAACGGGCCCTCGCTGCCCAGCACCGAGGGCATGCTGCCGATCCTGGAAACGATGGGCTTGTCGCACGGCCTCGACGTCGACCAGCTGCCTCCGGTGGAGGAGAACTTCATCTGGGCCGCGCGGGACGCTGGGTTCGAGCCCGGGGCGCCCGCCGAGTACGACCCGCGGATCTACCAGCACCAGCTCCCGGGTGGGATGACCGGGACGCTGAAGAACCAGCTGGCCACCCACGGGATGGCCGACCGCCTGGACGAAGTGCTGGCCGAGATTCCGCGGGTGCGCGAAGAGCTCGGGCACCCCATCATGGCTACCCCGTTCTCCCAGTTCGTCGGAATCCAGGCCGTTCTCAACGTGGTCACCGGTGACCGGTACCGGCTGGTGCCGGACGAGGTCGTGCACTACGCGCTGGAGCACTACGGTCCGCTGGCGGCTCCGCTGGACCCGGACGTGCAGGACCGTATTCTCGCGAGCGAACGTGCGAAGAAGCTCGCGGACTGGGTGCGCCCGCAGCCCTCCATCGAGGAGATCCGGCGCAAGTTCCCCCTCGGCATTTCCGACGAGGAACTCCTGCTGCGTTACCTCACCTCCGACGAGGAAGTGGACGCCATGAAGAACGCCGGTCCGATCAGGACGGACCCCCGGCGCTCGGCGAACAGGATCGTCCAGGAGCTGACCGACCTCATCGCCGAGCAGGGCTCGGTGACCTCACTGCACGTTTCGCGGCCGGGTGTGGAAATCCGGCTCGGACGAAAGGCGAAGGCGTGA
- a CDS encoding LLM class flavin-dependent oxidoreductase has product MKFAMFQTPFMRPTRSPREVFDWAVTQAEECDRAGFTEYWIGEHATMTYESIPNPELAIAAAARGTDNIKLCPGAHLLPYHHPGTLAVQVSWLTHVTRGRYILGIGAGAYPSDAAIRGLSDLSENHRMTIEALEIMQRVWKAEPFHFEGEYWKAGYPEPVDGHEWRDIRPYGGKVDIAMAGLSPNSPTLQFAGRNGYLPLSVYAGEAAISNHWETYEKAATEAGLTVDRSDLHVVRDVLVAETDSEARRLAVEGGMGQAWLNYLLPVYKQFGLLQAMLPDHDVNEVDVDTLLDHVWIVGSPDTVAEKLAAIRERTGGWGTTMVYGHDYTENPEPWNRSLELLTSEVAPKLQEA; this is encoded by the coding sequence ATGAAGTTCGCGATGTTTCAGACGCCGTTCATGCGGCCGACGCGGTCGCCGCGGGAGGTGTTCGACTGGGCGGTGACCCAGGCGGAGGAGTGCGACCGCGCCGGGTTCACCGAGTACTGGATCGGCGAGCACGCCACGATGACCTATGAGTCCATTCCCAATCCGGAACTGGCCATCGCCGCCGCCGCCCGCGGTACGGACAACATCAAGCTCTGCCCGGGGGCGCACCTGCTGCCCTACCACCATCCCGGCACGCTGGCCGTGCAGGTCTCGTGGCTCACCCACGTCACCAGGGGGCGGTACATCCTCGGGATCGGAGCCGGCGCCTATCCGAGTGACGCGGCCATTCGGGGCCTGAGTGATCTGTCGGAGAACCACCGCATGACCATCGAGGCGCTGGAGATCATGCAGCGGGTGTGGAAGGCAGAGCCGTTCCACTTCGAGGGCGAGTACTGGAAGGCCGGTTACCCGGAGCCGGTGGACGGCCACGAATGGCGCGACATCCGGCCCTACGGGGGCAAGGTCGACATCGCGATGGCGGGGCTGAGCCCGAACTCGCCGACGCTGCAGTTCGCGGGCCGCAACGGATACCTGCCGTTGTCCGTCTACGCCGGCGAAGCCGCCATCAGCAACCACTGGGAGACCTACGAGAAGGCGGCAACCGAGGCCGGGCTGACCGTGGACCGGTCGGACCTGCACGTGGTCCGGGACGTGCTGGTGGCCGAGACCGACTCGGAGGCCCGGCGGCTGGCCGTCGAGGGCGGAATGGGCCAGGCCTGGCTGAACTACCTGCTGCCCGTGTACAAGCAGTTCGGGCTGCTGCAGGCGATGCTCCCGGACCACGACGTCAACGAGGTGGACGTGGACACTCTCCTCGACCACGTGTGGATCGTCGGATCCCCGGACACCGTGGCGGAAAAGCTGGCTGCCATTCGCGAACGCACCGGCGGCTGGGGCACCACGATGGTCTACGGCCACGACTACACCGAGAACCCGGAACCCTGGAACCGGTCACTGGAACTGCTCACGAGCGAAGTCGCTCCGAAACTCCAGGAAGCGTGA
- a CDS encoding cyclase family protein, whose translation MAEPAYDELPELGTLGVRHAWDVLPAPLGTLSRLGAEDVVRAAGLVRTGEVLPLNLSLDAFDPPLFGRAAVEHEVFPHDRNTFEDTLGAFNPQASSQWDGLGHVRAREHGWFGGITDQGEARERLGMQHWAARGIVGRGVLLDIAGHRERNGIPYDPFGGDAVTVADLRTVAADAGVELRRGDILCLRFGWTAEYRRRAAAGDDMPSAVKAWAGLSGAESTARFLWDTGIAAVAADNPAVERGPGTREDGSLHRRLIPALGFALAELLDFEALAAACARQGRADFLFAGVPLPITGGVSSPANAIALL comes from the coding sequence ATGGCCGAACCGGCCTACGACGAACTCCCCGAACTCGGCACCCTCGGTGTCCGCCACGCGTGGGACGTGCTGCCCGCGCCGCTGGGCACTCTGTCCCGCCTGGGCGCGGAGGACGTGGTGCGCGCGGCCGGTCTGGTGCGGACCGGCGAGGTCCTCCCGCTCAACCTGAGCCTGGACGCCTTCGACCCGCCCCTGTTCGGCCGGGCCGCGGTCGAACACGAGGTGTTCCCGCACGACCGCAACACCTTCGAGGACACCCTCGGCGCCTTCAACCCGCAGGCGTCGTCGCAGTGGGACGGGCTCGGCCACGTCCGCGCCCGCGAGCACGGCTGGTTCGGCGGAATCACCGACCAGGGCGAGGCGAGGGAACGCCTGGGCATGCAGCACTGGGCGGCGCGCGGCATCGTCGGCCGGGGCGTGCTCCTCGACATCGCCGGGCACCGCGAGCGGAACGGGATTCCGTACGACCCGTTCGGCGGTGACGCCGTCACCGTGGCGGACCTGCGCACGGTCGCCGCCGACGCCGGCGTCGAACTCCGCCGGGGTGACATCCTTTGCCTGCGGTTCGGCTGGACGGCCGAATACCGGCGGCGCGCGGCCGCGGGAGACGACATGCCCTCGGCGGTGAAGGCATGGGCGGGCCTCTCGGGAGCCGAGTCCACCGCGCGTTTCCTCTGGGACACCGGCATCGCCGCGGTCGCGGCGGACAACCCGGCCGTGGAACGCGGCCCCGGAACCCGTGAGGACGGCTCGCTGCACCGCAGGCTCATCCCGGCACTGGGGTTCGCACTGGCCGAACTACTCGACTTCGAGGCCCTGGCGGCGGCCTGCGCTCGCCAGGGACGAGCCGACTTCCTCTTCGCCGGTGTGCCGCTCCCGATCACCGGTGGTGTCAGCTCGCCCGCGAACGCGATCGCGCTGCTCTGA
- a CDS encoding LLM class flavin-dependent oxidoreductase translates to MHAAVFQTPFMPPTRSAREVFKWAVDRATVADQVGCTEYWVGEHATQSWESIPNPEMVLSACALNTENIILAPGAHLLPYHNPASLAIQIAWLTQILEGRYILGVGAGAYPADGTLRGFTDLSKNHKMLGEAIEIMERIWKGEPFHHEGEFFKAGFPEEDPSHPFRNMLPYGGKVRMGVTGLSANSPSIRFAGANGYLPLSVYSGVPFLKNHWKVYSEAAAGAGRTAEREDHHVVRDVFVAETDAEAKRLAKEGGMGRAWTEYLLPVYKQFGIIDGLAEGTGVDSSDIDVDFLAEHVWLCGSPDTVVAKLEEFQEATGGFGTLMIYDYDYIDDPSPWNESLRLLAQEVAPRVKLPSAANG, encoded by the coding sequence GTGCACGCTGCTGTGTTCCAGACCCCGTTCATGCCTCCCACGCGCTCGGCGCGCGAGGTGTTCAAGTGGGCGGTCGATCGGGCGACGGTCGCCGACCAGGTCGGTTGCACCGAGTACTGGGTCGGCGAGCACGCGACCCAGTCCTGGGAGAGCATCCCGAACCCGGAGATGGTGCTGTCGGCCTGTGCGCTGAACACCGAAAACATCATCCTGGCGCCGGGTGCGCATCTCCTGCCCTACCACAACCCGGCGTCGCTGGCGATCCAGATCGCGTGGCTGACGCAGATCCTGGAGGGCCGGTACATCCTCGGGGTCGGCGCGGGCGCTTACCCGGCCGACGGAACGCTGCGTGGTTTCACCGACCTGTCGAAGAACCACAAGATGCTCGGCGAGGCCATCGAGATCATGGAGCGGATCTGGAAAGGGGAGCCGTTCCACCATGAGGGCGAGTTCTTCAAGGCCGGTTTCCCGGAGGAGGACCCGAGCCACCCGTTCCGCAACATGCTGCCCTACGGCGGCAAGGTGCGGATGGGGGTGACCGGTCTGAGCGCCAACTCGCCCTCGATCCGGTTCGCCGGCGCGAACGGCTACCTGCCGTTGTCGGTGTACTCCGGCGTTCCCTTCCTCAAGAATCACTGGAAGGTCTACTCCGAGGCCGCCGCCGGGGCCGGCCGGACGGCTGAGCGCGAGGACCACCACGTGGTGCGGGACGTCTTCGTCGCCGAGACCGACGCCGAGGCGAAGCGCCTGGCCAAGGAGGGCGGCATGGGCCGGGCGTGGACCGAGTACCTTCTGCCGGTCTACAAGCAGTTCGGCATCATCGACGGTCTGGCAGAGGGGACCGGCGTGGACTCCTCCGACATCGACGTCGACTTCCTCGCCGAGCACGTCTGGCTCTGCGGCAGCCCGGACACCGTGGTCGCGAAGCTGGAGGAGTTCCAGGAGGCCACCGGTGGCTTCGGCACCCTCATGATCTACGACTACGACTACATCGACGACCCGTCGCCGTGGAACGAGTCGCTGCGGCTGCTCGCGCAGGAGGTCGCTCCGCGCGTGAAGCTGCCCAGTGCGGCCAACGGCTGA
- a CDS encoding cytochrome P450 has translation MTATEACPFLGAAGESLMATADHYNTPLGPDGSPFAYYEALRDEAERTPVAWSQAYGGHWVVGGYQQTVEIMQNTTAFSNKGVTFPRYETGEFELMLAAQDDPVHKNYRKLVAAPFSPAKTAEFGPQLRATANDLIDTRIGLGEGDAASWFANEIPGRLTAIILGLPPEDGELYRKWMWAITHYFVSEPEKAAATFGEMVEHARQLIDERRRNPGDDIMSLVVHAEVDGDRLSDDDLVGFFTVLLIGGIDNTARFLSTALWRLAWDVELRRRLIANPDLLPTAVDEFLRYYSPALLGRLVTEKVTVGGVTMEPGQTAMLWLPVANRDRSAFPYADAFLPDRTPNRHLGLGNGIHRCLGAHLLRVEGQIALGEFLKRIPEFELDRTKKPEWTPGQVSGFSSVPIVFPTKE, from the coding sequence GTGACTGCCACTGAAGCCTGTCCCTTCCTCGGCGCCGCCGGCGAAAGCCTGATGGCGACCGCGGACCACTACAACACACCGCTCGGTCCCGACGGCTCGCCGTTCGCCTACTACGAAGCCCTGCGCGACGAGGCGGAGCGTACCCCCGTCGCCTGGAGCCAGGCCTATGGCGGGCACTGGGTCGTGGGCGGTTACCAGCAGACCGTCGAAATCATGCAGAACACGACGGCGTTTTCGAACAAGGGTGTGACCTTCCCGCGCTACGAGACCGGCGAGTTCGAGCTCATGCTCGCCGCGCAGGACGACCCGGTGCACAAGAACTACCGGAAGCTGGTCGCCGCGCCGTTCTCGCCGGCCAAGACCGCCGAATTCGGCCCGCAGCTGCGCGCGACGGCGAACGATCTCATCGACACCCGCATCGGGCTTGGCGAAGGTGATGCCGCCTCTTGGTTCGCCAACGAAATTCCGGGCAGGCTCACCGCGATCATCCTCGGCCTGCCGCCGGAGGACGGCGAGCTGTACCGGAAGTGGATGTGGGCGATCACGCACTACTTCGTCAGTGAGCCGGAGAAGGCGGCCGCCACCTTCGGCGAGATGGTCGAGCACGCCCGGCAGTTGATCGACGAGCGCCGCCGCAATCCTGGCGACGACATCATGTCACTCGTCGTCCACGCGGAGGTCGACGGGGATCGACTGTCCGATGACGACCTCGTCGGCTTCTTCACGGTTCTGCTGATCGGCGGGATCGACAACACCGCCCGGTTCCTCTCCACCGCCTTGTGGCGGTTGGCCTGGGACGTCGAGTTGCGCCGCAGGCTGATCGCGAATCCGGATCTGCTTCCGACCGCCGTCGACGAGTTCCTGCGTTACTACAGCCCGGCTCTGCTCGGAAGGCTGGTCACCGAGAAGGTGACCGTGGGTGGCGTCACGATGGAGCCGGGGCAGACGGCGATGCTGTGGCTGCCGGTGGCCAACCGGGACAGGTCCGCATTCCCGTATGCGGACGCGTTCCTCCCGGACCGCACACCGAACCGTCACCTCGGTCTCGGCAACGGAATCCACCGGTGTCTGGGTGCGCACCTGCTGCGCGTGGAGGGCCAGATCGCGCTCGGCGAGTTCCTGAAGCGGATCCCTGAGTTCGAGCTCGATCGCACCAAGAAGCCGGAATGGACGCCCGGGCAGGTTTCCGGGTTCAGTTCGGTCCCGATCGTGTTCCCCACCAAGGAATGA
- a CDS encoding MFS transporter, giving the protein MSTEPTVSEPGRTQAGAEGAPGAQSVHRARRAAIAGGVGTFVEGYDFSSYGYLSVFIAPLYFPNDDPVVSLLLTLVVFATAYVARPLGGIAFGLVGDRVDRGKVLVATILCMGVATTLLGLLPTHATIGVAATVLLIVLRLVQGFSVGAEVAGAATFVSEAAPNEVKSRFGAFNPAGATLGFGVAAAVAGLVSALTTTEQMAEWGWRIPFLIALPLTVVCFAIRRRITAEAHPVEQTGKRTSLLDVVRLGWLPVLKGAGLSAAVNGTAYFGLTYVSIHLIQRLGYPKTGVYWVTTAVVVITALLMIPVGRLGDRWGLPRLGTVGMCGYLLVTWAGMWLMGQGNLALAGLAFLVIMANSAFLQVTGYSLSPELYPRAIRFTGTSLGWNIGVVVAGGTAPVICVWLVRATGSALAPAFFVMTAAAVGLVALVAIVAGPRPGRTGA; this is encoded by the coding sequence ATGTCCACCGAACCCACGGTTTCCGAACCCGGCAGAACCCAGGCCGGCGCGGAGGGCGCCCCCGGCGCGCAGAGTGTCCACCGCGCACGCCGCGCTGCGATCGCGGGAGGCGTCGGCACGTTCGTCGAGGGGTACGACTTCAGCTCCTACGGGTACCTCTCGGTGTTCATCGCACCGCTGTACTTCCCCAACGACGACCCGGTCGTCTCCTTGCTGCTCACCCTGGTCGTGTTCGCCACGGCGTACGTGGCCAGGCCGCTGGGCGGGATCGCGTTCGGCCTGGTCGGCGACCGGGTGGATCGCGGCAAGGTGCTCGTCGCGACGATTCTGTGCATGGGGGTCGCCACCACCCTGCTCGGCCTGCTGCCCACGCACGCGACGATCGGCGTCGCCGCCACGGTGCTGTTGATCGTGCTGCGGCTGGTCCAGGGGTTCTCGGTGGGCGCGGAGGTCGCCGGTGCGGCCACGTTCGTCTCCGAGGCCGCGCCGAACGAGGTCAAGAGCCGGTTCGGCGCGTTCAACCCGGCGGGGGCGACCCTCGGTTTCGGAGTGGCTGCCGCCGTGGCGGGCCTGGTTTCCGCGCTCACCACGACCGAGCAGATGGCTGAGTGGGGCTGGCGCATCCCGTTCCTGATCGCGCTGCCGTTGACGGTGGTGTGCTTCGCCATCCGTCGCCGGATCACCGCCGAGGCGCACCCGGTCGAGCAGACCGGCAAGCGGACTTCGCTGCTGGACGTCGTGCGGCTGGGCTGGCTCCCGGTCCTCAAGGGAGCCGGGTTGTCGGCCGCGGTCAACGGCACCGCCTACTTCGGACTGACCTACGTCAGCATCCACCTGATCCAACGGCTCGGGTACCCGAAGACCGGTGTGTACTGGGTGACGACCGCGGTCGTGGTGATCACGGCCCTGCTGATGATCCCCGTGGGCAGGCTCGGCGACCGCTGGGGCCTGCCTCGGCTGGGTACGGTCGGGATGTGCGGATACCTCCTGGTGACCTGGGCCGGCATGTGGCTGATGGGACAGGGCAACCTCGCGCTGGCCGGCCTGGCGTTCCTGGTGATCATGGCCAACAGTGCGTTCTTGCAGGTCACCGGTTACTCGCTGTCACCGGAGTTGTACCCGCGCGCCATCCGCTTCACCGGCACTTCGCTGGGCTGGAACATCGGTGTGGTCGTCGCGGGCGGAACGGCACCGGTGATCTGCGTGTGGTTGGTCCGAGCGACCGGCAGCGCTCTCGCTCCCGCTTTCTTCGTCATGACCGCCGCCGCGGTCGGGCTCGTCGCCTTGGTGGCCATCGTGGCCGGACCGCGCCCCGGCCGGACCGGCGCCTGA
- a CDS encoding nuclear transport factor 2 family protein, translating into MTTSNKADLVEFAETYIDAYNSGDLDRITALLAEDVRFVHHNRGVDVQGKDAARQLFETYGQLFPGKAFSNRRSIAASGDRVFVEHTWGGTAAADVPGWAAAGETVSLDLGTFMTIRDGLLVEYHDYG; encoded by the coding sequence ATGACTACTTCGAACAAGGCTGACCTGGTCGAGTTCGCCGAGACCTACATCGACGCCTACAACAGCGGCGACCTCGACCGGATCACCGCCCTCCTGGCCGAGGACGTCCGGTTCGTCCACCACAACCGCGGCGTCGACGTGCAGGGCAAGGACGCGGCCCGCCAGCTCTTCGAGACCTACGGGCAGCTCTTCCCCGGCAAGGCGTTCAGCAACCGCCGTAGCATCGCTGCCTCCGGTGACCGGGTCTTCGTCGAGCACACCTGGGGCGGCACGGCCGCGGCCGACGTGCCGGGCTGGGCCGCCGCGGGCGAGACCGTCAGTCTCGACCTCGGCACCTTCATGACCATCCGCGACGGCCTGCTCGTCGAGTACCACGACTACGGCTGA
- a CDS encoding ferredoxin: MDLRVDWDKCQGHGKCYLIAPELFQPDEEDDWGRARVLMPVVEESDTATFGRAREAVSLCPEFAIRLDSSVPAE, from the coding sequence GTGGATCTACGTGTCGACTGGGACAAGTGTCAGGGGCACGGCAAGTGCTACCTGATCGCTCCGGAGTTGTTCCAACCCGACGAGGAGGACGACTGGGGTCGGGCCCGCGTGCTCATGCCGGTCGTCGAGGAGAGCGACACCGCGACGTTCGGACGGGCACGTGAAGCGGTTTCGCTCTGCCCCGAGTTCGCGATCCGGCTCGATTCGTCCGTTCCTGCCGAATAA